From one Astatotilapia calliptera chromosome 10, fAstCal1.2, whole genome shotgun sequence genomic stretch:
- the rps14 gene encoding small ribosomal subunit protein uS11, translating into MAPRKGKEKKEEQVISLGPQVAEGENVFGVCHIFASFNDTFVHVTDLSGKETICRVTGGMKVKADRDESSPYAAMLAAQDVAQRCKELGITALHIKLRATGGNRTKTPGPGAQSALRALARSGMKIGRIEDVTPIPSDSTRRKGGRRGRRL; encoded by the exons ATGGCTCCTCGTAAAgggaaggagaagaaggaggagcagGTGATCAGCCTGGGTCCTCAGGTGGCCGAGGGCGAGAACGTCTTCGGCGTCTGCCACATTTTCGCCTCCTTCAACGACACCTTCGTCCACGTCACTGACCTCTCCGGAAA ggagACGATCTGCCGTGTGACCGGTGGGATGAAGGTGAAGGCGGACAGAGACGAGTCTTCTCCGTACGCTGCCATGTTGGCGGCTCAGGACGTCGCTCAGCGCTGCAAAGAGCTCGGCATCACGGCGCTGCACATCAAGTTGAGGGCCACCGGAGGCAACAG gACAAAGACTCCTGGTCCTGGAGCCCAGTCTGCTCTCAGAGCTCTGGCTCGATCCGGCATGAAGATCGGGCGCATCg AGGACGTCACACCGATCCCGTCAGACTCGACCAGGAGGAAGGGCGGTCGCCGCGGTCGCCGTCTGTAA